A segment of the Eleutherodactylus coqui strain aEleCoq1 unplaced genomic scaffold, aEleCoq1.hap1 HAP1_SCAFFOLD_612, whole genome shotgun sequence genome:
tatctcttccccttctgtctgtctcttccccttctgtctgtctcttccccttctgtctgtctcttctccttctctctgtctcttctccctctatcTGTCTCtactccccctctctcttctccctctctctgtctctattctttttctctgcctcttctccctctccctctttctttctcttctccctctctctgtctctattccctttctctgtctcttctcctcctctctgtctcttcttctctctgtctcttctccttctctgtgtctcttctccatctctctgtctcttctcctctctctctgactcttctccttctctctgtttcctttcactctctctgtctcttctccttctctctgtctattctccctctttctgtctcctcttactctctctctctgtctcctccttctctctgtcactcctccttctctctgtctcctc
Coding sequences within it:
- the LOC136595521 gene encoding uncharacterized protein, which codes for KEGEGEEAEKKNRDREREKREGEEREKRQRGGRKDREKEK